One region of Nycticebus coucang isolate mNycCou1 chromosome 10, mNycCou1.pri, whole genome shotgun sequence genomic DNA includes:
- the YIF1B gene encoding protein YIF1B isoform X6 — MADPHQLFDDTSSAQSQGYGGQRAPGGLGYPSASTSPQAAFLDDPVSNMAMAYGSSLAAQGKELVDKNIDRFIPVTKLKYYFAVDTMYVGKKLGLLFFPYLHQVSPFPLLPWHPLPSGWACLRPGFRCVEAQDGPSSSDQCLFSIAMAFITYVLVAGLALGTQDRFSPDLLGLQASSALAWLTLEVLAILLSLYLVTVNTDLTTIDLVAFLGYKYVGMIGGVLMGLLFGKIGYYLVLGWCCVSIFVFMIRTLRLKILAEAAAEGVPVRGARNQLRMYLTMAVAAAQPLLMYWLTFHLVR, encoded by the exons ATGGCTGACCCCCACCAGCTTTTCGATGATACAAGTTCAGCCCAGAGCCAGGGCTACGGGGGTCAGAGAGCACCTGGAGGCCTGGGCTACCCCTCAGCCTCCACCTCGCCACAGGCAGCCTTCCTGGATGATCCTGTGTCCAACATGGCCATGGCCTACGGGAGCAGCCTGGCCGCTCAGGGCAAGGAGCTGGTGGATAAGAAC ATTGACCGCTTCATCCCCGTCACCAAACTCAAATATTACTTTGCTGTGGACACAATGTATGTGGGCAAAAAGCTGGGCCTGCTCTTCTTCCCCTACCTGCACCAG gtttctcccttccctctgctgCCCTGGCACCCTCTCCCCTCTGGGTGGGCATGTCTGAGGCCAGGATTTCGATGCGTGGAAGCCCAAGATGGCCCTTCCTCCTCTGACCAGTGTTTGTTTTCCATAGCGATGGCTTTCATCACCTATGTCTTGGTGGCTGGCCTTGCACTGGGGACCCAGGATAG GTTCTCCCCAGACCTCCTGGGGCTGCAGGCAAGCTCGGCCTTGGCCTGGCTGACACTGGAGGTGCTGGCCATCCTGCTCAGTCTCTACCTGGTCACTGTCAACACCGACCTCACCACCATCGACCTGGTGGCCTTCTTGGGCTACAAATATGTCGG gaTGATTGGCGGAGTCCTCATGGGCCTGCTCTTTGGAAAGATTGGCTACTACCTGGTGCTGGGCTGGTGCTGTGTGTCCATCTTTGTGTTCATG ATCCGGACGCTGAGGCTGAAGATTCTGGCAGAGGCAGCGGCCGAAGGGGTCCCAGTGCGCGGGGCCCGGAACCAGCTGCGCATGTACCTGACCATGGCCGTGGCGGCGGCGCAGCCTCTGCTCATGTATTGGCTCACCTTCCACCTGGTGCGGTGA
- the YIF1B gene encoding protein YIF1B isoform X2, whose amino-acid sequence MHPAGLAAAGTPRLPSKRRIPVSQPGMADPHQLFDDTSSAQSQGYGGQRAPGGLGYPSASTSPQAAFLDDPVSNMAMAYGSSLAAQGKELVDKNIDRFIPVTKLKYYFAVDTMYVGKKLGLLFFPYLHQVSPFPLLPWHPLPSGWACLRPGFRCVEAQDGPSSSDQCLFSIAMAFITYVLVAGLALGTQDRFSPDLLGLQASSALAWLTLEVLAILLSLYLVTVNTDLTTIDLVAFLGYKYVGMIGGVLMGLLFGKIGYYLVLGWCCVSIFVFMIRTLRLKILAEAAAEGVPVRGARNQLRMYLTMAVAAAQPLLMYWLTFHLVR is encoded by the exons CCTCGAAGCGGAGGATTCCTGTGTCCCAGCCAGGCATGGCTGACCCCCACCAGCTTTTCGATGATACAAGTTCAGCCCAGAGCCAGGGCTACGGGGGTCAGAGAGCACCTGGAGGCCTGGGCTACCCCTCAGCCTCCACCTCGCCACAGGCAGCCTTCCTGGATGATCCTGTGTCCAACATGGCCATGGCCTACGGGAGCAGCCTGGCCGCTCAGGGCAAGGAGCTGGTGGATAAGAAC ATTGACCGCTTCATCCCCGTCACCAAACTCAAATATTACTTTGCTGTGGACACAATGTATGTGGGCAAAAAGCTGGGCCTGCTCTTCTTCCCCTACCTGCACCAG gtttctcccttccctctgctgCCCTGGCACCCTCTCCCCTCTGGGTGGGCATGTCTGAGGCCAGGATTTCGATGCGTGGAAGCCCAAGATGGCCCTTCCTCCTCTGACCAGTGTTTGTTTTCCATAGCGATGGCTTTCATCACCTATGTCTTGGTGGCTGGCCTTGCACTGGGGACCCAGGATAG GTTCTCCCCAGACCTCCTGGGGCTGCAGGCAAGCTCGGCCTTGGCCTGGCTGACACTGGAGGTGCTGGCCATCCTGCTCAGTCTCTACCTGGTCACTGTCAACACCGACCTCACCACCATCGACCTGGTGGCCTTCTTGGGCTACAAATATGTCGG gaTGATTGGCGGAGTCCTCATGGGCCTGCTCTTTGGAAAGATTGGCTACTACCTGGTGCTGGGCTGGTGCTGTGTGTCCATCTTTGTGTTCATG ATCCGGACGCTGAGGCTGAAGATTCTGGCAGAGGCAGCGGCCGAAGGGGTCCCAGTGCGCGGGGCCCGGAACCAGCTGCGCATGTACCTGACCATGGCCGTGGCGGCGGCGCAGCCTCTGCTCATGTATTGGCTCACCTTCCACCTGGTGCGGTGA
- the C10H19orf33 gene encoding immortalization up-regulated protein, giving the protein MEFDLTAALESTSKKPGGANQEGNLKHSPPKVQGHSGAAQNPKVGHNSSSDSSSSSSDSDSDSQRKPHVAGSKPHESTPGKVKKPKVKKKKEEKGKKEEKGKIKAPH; this is encoded by the exons ATGGAGTTCGACCTGACAGCAG CCCTGGAATCCACTTCCAAGAAGCCTGGTGGGGCCAACCAGGAGGGAAACCTCAAGCACAGTCCCCCCAAAGTTCAGGGCCACTCAGGGGCAGCTCAGAATCCAAAG GTGGGCCATAACAGCTCCTCAGATTCCAGCAGCAGCTCCAGTGACTCCGATTCGGACTCCCAGAGGAAG CCCCATGTGGCAGGCTCCAAGCCACATGAAAGCACCCCGGGCAAGGTCAAGAAGCCCAaggtgaagaagaagaaggaagagaagggcaagaaggaggagaagggcaAGATAAAGGCTCCCCATTGA
- the YIF1B gene encoding protein YIF1B isoform X4 gives MHPAGLAAAGTPRLRKWPSKRRIPVSQPGMADPHQLFDDTSSAQSQGYGGQRAPGGLGYPSASTSPQAAFLDDPVSNMAMAYGSSLAAQGKELVDKNIDRFIPVTKLKYYFAVDTMYVGKKLGLLFFPYLHQDWEVQYQQDTPVAPRFDVNAPDLYIPAMAFITYVLVAGLALGTQDRFSPDLLGLQASSALAWLTLEVLAILLSLYLVTVNTDLTTIDLVAFLGYKYVGMIGGVLMGLLFGKIGYYLVLGWCCVSIFVFMIRTLRLKILAEAAAEGVPVRGARNQLRMYLTMAVAAAQPLLMYWLTFHLVR, from the exons CCTCGAAGCGGAGGATTCCTGTGTCCCAGCCAGGCATGGCTGACCCCCACCAGCTTTTCGATGATACAAGTTCAGCCCAGAGCCAGGGCTACGGGGGTCAGAGAGCACCTGGAGGCCTGGGCTACCCCTCAGCCTCCACCTCGCCACAGGCAGCCTTCCTGGATGATCCTGTGTCCAACATGGCCATGGCCTACGGGAGCAGCCTGGCCGCTCAGGGCAAGGAGCTGGTGGATAAGAAC ATTGACCGCTTCATCCCCGTCACCAAACTCAAATATTACTTTGCTGTGGACACAATGTATGTGGGCAAAAAGCTGGGCCTGCTCTTCTTCCCCTACCTGCACCAG GATTGGGAGGTGCAATACCAGCAGGATACACCAGTAGCCCCCCGCTTTGATGTCAACGCTCCGGACCTCTACATTCCAG CGATGGCTTTCATCACCTATGTCTTGGTGGCTGGCCTTGCACTGGGGACCCAGGATAG GTTCTCCCCAGACCTCCTGGGGCTGCAGGCAAGCTCGGCCTTGGCCTGGCTGACACTGGAGGTGCTGGCCATCCTGCTCAGTCTCTACCTGGTCACTGTCAACACCGACCTCACCACCATCGACCTGGTGGCCTTCTTGGGCTACAAATATGTCGG gaTGATTGGCGGAGTCCTCATGGGCCTGCTCTTTGGAAAGATTGGCTACTACCTGGTGCTGGGCTGGTGCTGTGTGTCCATCTTTGTGTTCATG ATCCGGACGCTGAGGCTGAAGATTCTGGCAGAGGCAGCGGCCGAAGGGGTCCCAGTGCGCGGGGCCCGGAACCAGCTGCGCATGTACCTGACCATGGCCGTGGCGGCGGCGCAGCCTCTGCTCATGTATTGGCTCACCTTCCACCTGGTGCGGTGA
- the YIF1B gene encoding protein YIF1B isoform X1, with amino-acid sequence MHPAGLAAAGTPRLRKWPSKRRIPVSQPGMADPHQLFDDTSSAQSQGYGGQRAPGGLGYPSASTSPQAAFLDDPVSNMAMAYGSSLAAQGKELVDKNIDRFIPVTKLKYYFAVDTMYVGKKLGLLFFPYLHQVSPFPLLPWHPLPSGWACLRPGFRCVEAQDGPSSSDQCLFSIAMAFITYVLVAGLALGTQDRFSPDLLGLQASSALAWLTLEVLAILLSLYLVTVNTDLTTIDLVAFLGYKYVGMIGGVLMGLLFGKIGYYLVLGWCCVSIFVFMIRTLRLKILAEAAAEGVPVRGARNQLRMYLTMAVAAAQPLLMYWLTFHLVR; translated from the exons CCTCGAAGCGGAGGATTCCTGTGTCCCAGCCAGGCATGGCTGACCCCCACCAGCTTTTCGATGATACAAGTTCAGCCCAGAGCCAGGGCTACGGGGGTCAGAGAGCACCTGGAGGCCTGGGCTACCCCTCAGCCTCCACCTCGCCACAGGCAGCCTTCCTGGATGATCCTGTGTCCAACATGGCCATGGCCTACGGGAGCAGCCTGGCCGCTCAGGGCAAGGAGCTGGTGGATAAGAAC ATTGACCGCTTCATCCCCGTCACCAAACTCAAATATTACTTTGCTGTGGACACAATGTATGTGGGCAAAAAGCTGGGCCTGCTCTTCTTCCCCTACCTGCACCAG gtttctcccttccctctgctgCCCTGGCACCCTCTCCCCTCTGGGTGGGCATGTCTGAGGCCAGGATTTCGATGCGTGGAAGCCCAAGATGGCCCTTCCTCCTCTGACCAGTGTTTGTTTTCCATAGCGATGGCTTTCATCACCTATGTCTTGGTGGCTGGCCTTGCACTGGGGACCCAGGATAG GTTCTCCCCAGACCTCCTGGGGCTGCAGGCAAGCTCGGCCTTGGCCTGGCTGACACTGGAGGTGCTGGCCATCCTGCTCAGTCTCTACCTGGTCACTGTCAACACCGACCTCACCACCATCGACCTGGTGGCCTTCTTGGGCTACAAATATGTCGG gaTGATTGGCGGAGTCCTCATGGGCCTGCTCTTTGGAAAGATTGGCTACTACCTGGTGCTGGGCTGGTGCTGTGTGTCCATCTTTGTGTTCATG ATCCGGACGCTGAGGCTGAAGATTCTGGCAGAGGCAGCGGCCGAAGGGGTCCCAGTGCGCGGGGCCCGGAACCAGCTGCGCATGTACCTGACCATGGCCGTGGCGGCGGCGCAGCCTCTGCTCATGTATTGGCTCACCTTCCACCTGGTGCGGTGA
- the YIF1B gene encoding protein YIF1B isoform X8, with product MADPHQLFDDTSSAQSQGYGGQRAPGGLGYPSASTSPQAAFLDDPVSNMAMAYGSSLAAQGKELVDKNIDRFIPVTKLKYYFAVDTMYVGKKLGLLFFPYLHQDWEVQYQQDTPVAPRFDVNAPDLYIPAMAFITYVLVAGLALGTQDRFSPDLLGLQASSALAWLTLEVLAILLSLYLVTVNTDLTTIDLVAFLGYKYVGMIGGVLMGLLFGKIGYYLVLGWCCVSIFVFMIRTLRLKILAEAAAEGVPVRGARNQLRMYLTMAVAAAQPLLMYWLTFHLVR from the exons ATGGCTGACCCCCACCAGCTTTTCGATGATACAAGTTCAGCCCAGAGCCAGGGCTACGGGGGTCAGAGAGCACCTGGAGGCCTGGGCTACCCCTCAGCCTCCACCTCGCCACAGGCAGCCTTCCTGGATGATCCTGTGTCCAACATGGCCATGGCCTACGGGAGCAGCCTGGCCGCTCAGGGCAAGGAGCTGGTGGATAAGAAC ATTGACCGCTTCATCCCCGTCACCAAACTCAAATATTACTTTGCTGTGGACACAATGTATGTGGGCAAAAAGCTGGGCCTGCTCTTCTTCCCCTACCTGCACCAG GATTGGGAGGTGCAATACCAGCAGGATACACCAGTAGCCCCCCGCTTTGATGTCAACGCTCCGGACCTCTACATTCCAG CGATGGCTTTCATCACCTATGTCTTGGTGGCTGGCCTTGCACTGGGGACCCAGGATAG GTTCTCCCCAGACCTCCTGGGGCTGCAGGCAAGCTCGGCCTTGGCCTGGCTGACACTGGAGGTGCTGGCCATCCTGCTCAGTCTCTACCTGGTCACTGTCAACACCGACCTCACCACCATCGACCTGGTGGCCTTCTTGGGCTACAAATATGTCGG gaTGATTGGCGGAGTCCTCATGGGCCTGCTCTTTGGAAAGATTGGCTACTACCTGGTGCTGGGCTGGTGCTGTGTGTCCATCTTTGTGTTCATG ATCCGGACGCTGAGGCTGAAGATTCTGGCAGAGGCAGCGGCCGAAGGGGTCCCAGTGCGCGGGGCCCGGAACCAGCTGCGCATGTACCTGACCATGGCCGTGGCGGCGGCGCAGCCTCTGCTCATGTATTGGCTCACCTTCCACCTGGTGCGGTGA
- the YIF1B gene encoding protein YIF1B isoform X7, translating into MPASKRRIPVSQPGMADPHQLFDDTSSAQSQGYGGQRAPGGLGYPSASTSPQAAFLDDPVSNMAMAYGSSLAAQGKELVDKNIDRFIPVTKLKYYFAVDTMYVGKKLGLLFFPYLHQDWEVQYQQDTPVAPRFDVNAPDLYIPAMAFITYVLVAGLALGTQDRFSPDLLGLQASSALAWLTLEVLAILLSLYLVTVNTDLTTIDLVAFLGYKYVGMIGGVLMGLLFGKIGYYLVLGWCCVSIFVFMIRTLRLKILAEAAAEGVPVRGARNQLRMYLTMAVAAAQPLLMYWLTFHLVR; encoded by the exons CCTCGAAGCGGAGGATTCCTGTGTCCCAGCCAGGCATGGCTGACCCCCACCAGCTTTTCGATGATACAAGTTCAGCCCAGAGCCAGGGCTACGGGGGTCAGAGAGCACCTGGAGGCCTGGGCTACCCCTCAGCCTCCACCTCGCCACAGGCAGCCTTCCTGGATGATCCTGTGTCCAACATGGCCATGGCCTACGGGAGCAGCCTGGCCGCTCAGGGCAAGGAGCTGGTGGATAAGAAC ATTGACCGCTTCATCCCCGTCACCAAACTCAAATATTACTTTGCTGTGGACACAATGTATGTGGGCAAAAAGCTGGGCCTGCTCTTCTTCCCCTACCTGCACCAG GATTGGGAGGTGCAATACCAGCAGGATACACCAGTAGCCCCCCGCTTTGATGTCAACGCTCCGGACCTCTACATTCCAG CGATGGCTTTCATCACCTATGTCTTGGTGGCTGGCCTTGCACTGGGGACCCAGGATAG GTTCTCCCCAGACCTCCTGGGGCTGCAGGCAAGCTCGGCCTTGGCCTGGCTGACACTGGAGGTGCTGGCCATCCTGCTCAGTCTCTACCTGGTCACTGTCAACACCGACCTCACCACCATCGACCTGGTGGCCTTCTTGGGCTACAAATATGTCGG gaTGATTGGCGGAGTCCTCATGGGCCTGCTCTTTGGAAAGATTGGCTACTACCTGGTGCTGGGCTGGTGCTGTGTGTCCATCTTTGTGTTCATG ATCCGGACGCTGAGGCTGAAGATTCTGGCAGAGGCAGCGGCCGAAGGGGTCCCAGTGCGCGGGGCCCGGAACCAGCTGCGCATGTACCTGACCATGGCCGTGGCGGCGGCGCAGCCTCTGCTCATGTATTGGCTCACCTTCCACCTGGTGCGGTGA
- the YIF1B gene encoding protein YIF1B isoform X3: MPASKRRIPVSQPGMADPHQLFDDTSSAQSQGYGGQRAPGGLGYPSASTSPQAAFLDDPVSNMAMAYGSSLAAQGKELVDKNIDRFIPVTKLKYYFAVDTMYVGKKLGLLFFPYLHQVSPFPLLPWHPLPSGWACLRPGFRCVEAQDGPSSSDQCLFSIAMAFITYVLVAGLALGTQDRFSPDLLGLQASSALAWLTLEVLAILLSLYLVTVNTDLTTIDLVAFLGYKYVGMIGGVLMGLLFGKIGYYLVLGWCCVSIFVFMIRTLRLKILAEAAAEGVPVRGARNQLRMYLTMAVAAAQPLLMYWLTFHLVR; the protein is encoded by the exons CCTCGAAGCGGAGGATTCCTGTGTCCCAGCCAGGCATGGCTGACCCCCACCAGCTTTTCGATGATACAAGTTCAGCCCAGAGCCAGGGCTACGGGGGTCAGAGAGCACCTGGAGGCCTGGGCTACCCCTCAGCCTCCACCTCGCCACAGGCAGCCTTCCTGGATGATCCTGTGTCCAACATGGCCATGGCCTACGGGAGCAGCCTGGCCGCTCAGGGCAAGGAGCTGGTGGATAAGAAC ATTGACCGCTTCATCCCCGTCACCAAACTCAAATATTACTTTGCTGTGGACACAATGTATGTGGGCAAAAAGCTGGGCCTGCTCTTCTTCCCCTACCTGCACCAG gtttctcccttccctctgctgCCCTGGCACCCTCTCCCCTCTGGGTGGGCATGTCTGAGGCCAGGATTTCGATGCGTGGAAGCCCAAGATGGCCCTTCCTCCTCTGACCAGTGTTTGTTTTCCATAGCGATGGCTTTCATCACCTATGTCTTGGTGGCTGGCCTTGCACTGGGGACCCAGGATAG GTTCTCCCCAGACCTCCTGGGGCTGCAGGCAAGCTCGGCCTTGGCCTGGCTGACACTGGAGGTGCTGGCCATCCTGCTCAGTCTCTACCTGGTCACTGTCAACACCGACCTCACCACCATCGACCTGGTGGCCTTCTTGGGCTACAAATATGTCGG gaTGATTGGCGGAGTCCTCATGGGCCTGCTCTTTGGAAAGATTGGCTACTACCTGGTGCTGGGCTGGTGCTGTGTGTCCATCTTTGTGTTCATG ATCCGGACGCTGAGGCTGAAGATTCTGGCAGAGGCAGCGGCCGAAGGGGTCCCAGTGCGCGGGGCCCGGAACCAGCTGCGCATGTACCTGACCATGGCCGTGGCGGCGGCGCAGCCTCTGCTCATGTATTGGCTCACCTTCCACCTGGTGCGGTGA
- the YIF1B gene encoding protein YIF1B isoform X5, with protein MHPAGLAAAGTPRLPSKRRIPVSQPGMADPHQLFDDTSSAQSQGYGGQRAPGGLGYPSASTSPQAAFLDDPVSNMAMAYGSSLAAQGKELVDKNIDRFIPVTKLKYYFAVDTMYVGKKLGLLFFPYLHQDWEVQYQQDTPVAPRFDVNAPDLYIPAMAFITYVLVAGLALGTQDRFSPDLLGLQASSALAWLTLEVLAILLSLYLVTVNTDLTTIDLVAFLGYKYVGMIGGVLMGLLFGKIGYYLVLGWCCVSIFVFMIRTLRLKILAEAAAEGVPVRGARNQLRMYLTMAVAAAQPLLMYWLTFHLVR; from the exons CCTCGAAGCGGAGGATTCCTGTGTCCCAGCCAGGCATGGCTGACCCCCACCAGCTTTTCGATGATACAAGTTCAGCCCAGAGCCAGGGCTACGGGGGTCAGAGAGCACCTGGAGGCCTGGGCTACCCCTCAGCCTCCACCTCGCCACAGGCAGCCTTCCTGGATGATCCTGTGTCCAACATGGCCATGGCCTACGGGAGCAGCCTGGCCGCTCAGGGCAAGGAGCTGGTGGATAAGAAC ATTGACCGCTTCATCCCCGTCACCAAACTCAAATATTACTTTGCTGTGGACACAATGTATGTGGGCAAAAAGCTGGGCCTGCTCTTCTTCCCCTACCTGCACCAG GATTGGGAGGTGCAATACCAGCAGGATACACCAGTAGCCCCCCGCTTTGATGTCAACGCTCCGGACCTCTACATTCCAG CGATGGCTTTCATCACCTATGTCTTGGTGGCTGGCCTTGCACTGGGGACCCAGGATAG GTTCTCCCCAGACCTCCTGGGGCTGCAGGCAAGCTCGGCCTTGGCCTGGCTGACACTGGAGGTGCTGGCCATCCTGCTCAGTCTCTACCTGGTCACTGTCAACACCGACCTCACCACCATCGACCTGGTGGCCTTCTTGGGCTACAAATATGTCGG gaTGATTGGCGGAGTCCTCATGGGCCTGCTCTTTGGAAAGATTGGCTACTACCTGGTGCTGGGCTGGTGCTGTGTGTCCATCTTTGTGTTCATG ATCCGGACGCTGAGGCTGAAGATTCTGGCAGAGGCAGCGGCCGAAGGGGTCCCAGTGCGCGGGGCCCGGAACCAGCTGCGCATGTACCTGACCATGGCCGTGGCGGCGGCGCAGCCTCTGCTCATGTATTGGCTCACCTTCCACCTGGTGCGGTGA